GTCGCCCTCGTCGGTCCGCGCATGCGCGAGACCGGTGGTGGGTCGATCATCAACGTCAGCAGCATCGCCTCGGTGCGCCCCGTGCCGGAGTTCCTGCCGTACGCCGCGTCCAAGGCCGCGCTCAACACGCTCACCCAGGGCTTCGCCTCGGCGTACGGCCCGACGGTGCGGGTGAACTGCCTCATGGCCGGACCGTTCCTCACCGACATCAGCTCGGCCTGGGACATGGAGGCCTTCGAGCGCGACGCCCAGCACATCCCGCTCCGGCGTGCGGGGAGGCCGGAGGAGGTCGTGGGAACGGCGCTCTACCTGGCCTCGGACGCCTCGAGCTACACCACGGGCGTCGTCCTGCCCGTCGACGGCGGACGGTCAGCCTCTGCCTGGTGATAAAAGATCATGATAAATACTTGATCTAATTCATACCGAGGAATAGAGTTCGGATGACACGGACCACCGAAGGAGACGCGATGGAACAGCAGCTGGACCCCCGCTCGCCGGCACGCCGGAGCGGCCTGCTGTCCGGGATCCGCGTCGCCGACTTCTGCTGGATGGGCGTCGGCTCCGTGGCCACCCGCATGCTGGCCGACTTCGGTGCCGAGGTGATCAAGATCGAGGACCGCACGCGGCTCGACATGCCGCGCCGGCTGCCGATCTACAAGGGCGACCTGCGGTCCTACGGCGAGGAGGACCCGAACCCGGACCCGAACAAGGGCGGCCTGTTCAACAACTACTGCCGCAACAAGCTCGGCGTCACGATCAACATGCGCACCCCCGAGGGCAAGGAGCTGTGCGAGCGGCTCATCGCCAGCAGCTCGGTGGTCACCGAGAACTTCGCCCCCGGCGTGATGGAGCGCTGGGGCCTGACCTACGACACGGTCAAGGAGATCCGGCCGGACGTGATCATGGCCCGGATGAGCGGCTACGGCCACGACGGCCCGCACAGCGGCCACAAGTCCTACGGCCCGGTGATCCAGGCGGTCTGCGGCCTGTCGTTCAACAGCGGCCTCGCCGGCCGCGAGCCCTCCGGCTGGGGCCTGTCCTACATGGACAACCAGGCGGCGTACTACAACTCCGCGGCCCTGCTGCTCGCGATCTACCACCGGATGCTCACCGGCGAGGGCGGCGAGATCGACGTCTCCGCGGTCGAGGTCGGGATCAACCTGCTCGGTCCCGACCTGCTCGACACCCTGGTCAACCAGCGGCCCAGCCGCCGGGCCGACTTCCCGCGCGGCAACCGCCTCGAGTTCGAGGGCGCCGCCCCGCACGGGGTCTACCCCGCCTCGGGTGCCGACGAGTGGGTTGCGGTCGCCGTCTTCGACGACCGTGCCTGGGAGTCCCTGGTCGAGGTGCTCGGCAGCCCCGACTGGGCGACCGATCCGAACCTCGCCACCGTGGCGGGCCGCGTCGCCCGGCAGGACGACCTCGACGCCCACCTGTCGCAGTGGACCAAGAATTTCGACAAGCACGACCTCATGCACCGGCTCCAGGCTGCGGGGGTCCCCGCCGGCGCCGTCCAGAACTCCCGCGACCTCGCCGAGGTCGACGCCCAGATCGCCCACCGCGGCACCTTCTTCGAGCTCGACCACCCCGTCATCGGGCCCGCGCTCTTCGAGGGCAATCCGATGAGCTTCTCCCGCACCGAGCAGCACAACTGGCGCTCCGCGCCGCTGCTGGGCGAGGACAACGACTACGTCTTCGGCGAGCTGCTCGGTCTCTCGGCCGACGAGCGCGCCGACCTCACCGACCGAGGAGCGATCTGATGTCCGCCGCGCGTGCCCTCGCGGGCTCCCTGCCCTTCGCCGGCCTGCGGGTCGTCGAGCTCTGCGACACCCCGGCGGGGGAGCAGCTGGGCAAGCTGGTCGCCGACCTCGGTGGCGAGGTGGTCAAGGTCGAGCCGCCGGGCGGCGTCGCCAGCCGCCGGCACGGTCCGTTCCGCACCGGACCGGATGGCGTCCCCACCGAGGAGAGCCTCGCCTTCGTCGCCTACAACTCGAGCAAGCGCAGCGTCGTGCTCGACGACGGCGAGGCGGGCCGTGCCCTGCGCGACCGGCTGGTCGCCGGCGCCGACGTCCTGCTCACCACGGGCTCGCCGCGCGAGCTGGCCGCCGCGGGGCTCGACCTCGACGCGCTGGTCGAGCAGCACGAGCGCCTCGTCGTCGTCTCCACCTCGCCGTTCGGGCTCACCGGTCCCTGGAAGGACTACCTCACCAGCGACCTCGTCGGTCTGGCCGCAGGAGGCCCGCTCGCCTCCTGCGGCTACGACGACCACAGCATCCCGCCGATCCTGCCCGGGGGCGGGCAGGCCTTCCAGACGGCGGCCAGCTTCGGCTACTGCGGCCTGCTCCTGGCCCTCATCGAGCGCGAGCAGTCCGGCCGCGGCCAGCTCGTGGACGTGTCGATGCACGAGGCCAACGCCGTCAGCGGTGAGCTCGCCAACCCCTACTGGTTCTATCCCAAGGCGATCGTGCAGCGGCAGACCTGCCGGCACGCCCAACCGGTGCCGACCCAGCCCGCGCTCTTCCAGTGCGCAGACGACGTGTGGGTCTACTTCGCGCTGATCCTGGCCGAGCAGCGGTCGTGGAAGGCGCTCGTCGCGTGGATGGACGAGGTCGGCCTCGCCGACGACCTGGGCGACCCGGCGTACGACGACCTGGCCCATCGCCAGGCGAACTTCCCGCACGTGCAGGAGATGCTCGACGTGTTCTTCATGCTCCAGACGTCCGAGGACGCCTACAGCGAGGGGCAGCGGCGCGGTCTGCCGATCGGCCCGCTGCGGGCCTTCGAGGACCTGCCGCACGACGAGCACCTGGTCGCACGGAGCTTCTTCGTCGACGTCGCGGACGACGACGGCACGGTCACGACGCTGCCCGGGCTGCCCTACCGCTTCAGCGCCTTCGCCGCGGAGCCCGGGCCTGCCCCGCGCCTGGGTGCCGACCAGGGCCTGGTGACGGCATGACGTGGCGGCCCGGCTCCTGTGCCGTCGTCGGCATCGGCGCCACCGACTTCTCCAAGGACAGCGGGCGCTCGCCGCTCACCCTCGCCGCGCAGGCGGCGCACGCCGCGCTCGCCGACGCGGGGCTGACCGCGGCCGACGTCGACGGCATCGTCCGCTGCGACATGGACACGATCTACCCCGCTGCCCTGGCCGAGGCACTCGGCGTGCCGGACCTGGGCTACTGGGGTGACGCCGGGCCCGGCGGCTCGGGCCCCGCTGCCATGGTCGGGCAGGCGGTCGCCGCGATCGAGGCCGGCCTGGCCACGACCGTCGTGGTCTTCCGCGCCCTCAACGGCCGCAGCGGCCTGCGCTACGGCAAGGGCGCCGCGACCGACGTGCGCGCCGGCGGCGAGGCGTCCTACGAGGACCTCTACCTGCCCTACGGCATGCAGACCGCCGGACAGTTCTTCGCCCTGCTGGCGCAGGACCACATGAACCGCTACGGCAAGACCCAGGAGGGTCTCGCCGAGATCGCGCTGGCCTGCCGCGAGCACGCCAACGCCAACCCGGCCGCACAGTTCCACGACCGCACGATGACCGAGGAGTCCTACTACGCCTCCCGCATGCTGTCGACGCCGCTGCGGCTCTTCGACTACTGCCTCGAGAGCGACGGCGCCGCCGCAGTCGTGGTCACCTCGGCGGAGCGGGCCGCGGACCTGCGCCAGAAGCCGGCGTACGTCGCGTCCGTCGCGCAGGCGGCCGGTCCCGAGCCCCAGCCGGGGTTGATGTTCCCGATGCTGACCCGCACCGAGATGCTGACCACCCCCGCGGTGGACTGCGCCCGCCGGCTCTTCGGCCGCGCCGGGCTGACGGCCGCCGACGTGGACGTCGCCCAGATCTACGACTGCTTCACGATCACGGTGCTCCTCCAGCTCGAGGACTACGGCTTCTGCGGCCGCGGGGAGGGTGGGGAGTTCGCGGCCGCAGGACACCTCAGGCTGTCCGGCGACCTGCCGATCAACACCAGCGGCGGCCACATGTCGGAGGCCTACATCCACGGCATGAACCACGTGGTCGAGGGAGTCCGCCAGGTCCGCGGGACCTCGACGGCCCAGGTCCCCGGGGCCCAGGTCTCGCTCGTGACCAGCGCCCCGCCGCCCGGCGCCAGCGCCCTGCTGCTCACCGCGGAGGCGTCATGACCGAGCGTGTCCTGCCCGTCCTCGACGACCCGGAGACCGCGGGCTTCTGGGCCGCCGCCGCCGAGCACCGCCTCGTGGTCCGCGCGTGCGCGGCCTGCGGCAAGGAGCATCACCTGCCGCGCGCGTTCTGCGCCGACTGCGGCACGGTGAGCGACCACTGGGTCGACGTGCCCCCGCGCGGCCGGCTGGTCTCGTGGACCACGGTGCAGCACCAGGTGCACCCGGGCTACCCGACGCCCTACACCGTGCTGCTGGTCGAGCTCGAGGACCGTCCCGGCATGCGCATGGTCGGGCAGCTGCCCGGTCAGCCGGTCACGCCGCTCACGGCCGGTCAGCCGGTCGAGGCGTGGTTCGAGCACGTCGACGACACCGTGCTGCCGCAGTGGCGACCGACCGAGGGGGAGTGGTCGTCATGAGCGCCACCCGTCTGATCGACCCGACCCTGTTCAGCGAGGACGGCAGCGCGCTGGTCGGCAGCGTCTGCGCGGACTGCGGCACCACCGCCTTCCCCGCCCAGCGCAGCTGCTCGCGCTGCAGCGGTGACGACGTCTCGGAGACGGTGCTGCCCCGCGAGGGCACGCTCTGGGCCTACACCGTCCAGGCCTTCGAGCCCAAGCGGCCGTTCCGCCACGACGGTGAGTTCGCGCCCTTCGGCCTCGCCTACGTCGACCTGGGCCCGGTCCTCGTCGAGTCCCGGCTGACCGTGGCCGACGTCGCGGCGCTCAGCCCCGGGCTGCCGGTCCAGCTGGTCACCGAACCGCTGTTCACCGACGACGACGGCACCGTCGTGCACGGCTTCGCCTTCGCACCGCTGGAGGACGCACGATGAGCGACGACGTGGTGATCATCGGTCTGGGCATGCACCGCTTCGGCCGCACCGACGGGACGAGCGGTCGCCAGATGGGCGTGCACGCGACGCGGGCCGCCCTTGCGGACGCCGGCATCACCTGGCCCGACGTGCAGTTCGCCTTCGGCGGCAGCTATGCCTCCGGCGACGCCGACACCCTGGTCTCCGACCTCGGCCTGACCGGACTGCCGTTCGTCAACGTGCGCAACGGCTGCGGCACCGGCGGCTCCGCCCTGATCAGCGCACGCAACGCGATCGCCTCTGGGGTCCACGACCTCGGCCTCGTCGTCGGGTTCGACAAGCACCCGCGCGGCGCCTTCACCGAGGACCCCGCCAACCTCGGCCTCGGCCGGTGGTACGGCGAGAGCGGCCTCATGGTGACCACGCAGTTCTTCGCGATGAAGATCCAGCGCTACATGGCCGAGCACGGCATCACCGACCGCACGCTGGCGAAGGTGGCGGCCAAGGCGTTCCGCAACGCGGAGCACAACGAGCACGCCTGGCGCCGGACCCCGATGACCGAGGAGCAGATCCTCGCCGCGCCGATGGTCAACCCGCCGCTGACGCAGTACATGTTCTGCTCGCCCGGCGAGGGCGCGGTGGCGCTGGTCCTGGCCAGTGCCGAGAGGGCGCGCTCGCTCGGCGTCACCGGCGTACGCCTCGACGCGGTGGAGCTGCGCACCCGCCGCTTCGGGTCGTTCGAGGTCTACAGCCCGTGGCTGTCGCCCGAGCGCGCGGACGGACCGACCAGCCAGGCGGCCCGCGCTGCCTTCGAGTCGGCGGGCATCGGGCCCGACGACGTCGACGTCGCGCAGGTCCAGGACACCGAGTCGGGCGCGGAGATCATGCACCTCGCCGAGACCGGGCTGTGCAAGGACGGCGAGCAGGAGCGGCTCTACGCCACCGGCGCGCTCGAGATCGGCGGCGTGCTGCCGGTCAACACCGACGGCGGCGTGATCGCCAACGGCGAGCCCATCGGCGCCACCGGTCTGCGTCAGGTCCACGAGGTGGTCCTGCAGCTGCGCGGCGGCGCCGGTGTCCGGCAGGTCCCCGACTCGCCCAAGGTCGGTTTCACCCACGTGTACGGCGCACCGGGCCTGAGTGCCTGCGCCGTGCTGAGCGTCTGAGAGAGAAGAGAGCACCATGAGCTGGGGATTCGAGACCGACCCGGAGTACGCCGCACAGCTGGACTGGGTGAGCGAGTTCGTCACCGCCGAGGTCGAGCCGCTGGACCAGGTGATCGACCACGCCTGGAACACCCGCGACCCTCAGCGCAACAAGCTGATCCGGCCGCTCCAGCAGCGGGTCCGCGAGCAGAAGCTGTGGGCCTGCCACCTCGGCCCCGAGCTCGGCGGCCCGGGCTACGGCCAGCTCAAGCTCGCGCTGCTCAACGAGCGCATCGGCCACACGCACTCGGGTCCGGTGGTCTTCGGCAACCAGGCGCCGGACAGCGGCAACGCCGAGATCCTGGCCCACTTCGGCACCGACGACCTCAAGAAGCGCTACCTCGAGCCGCTGCTGGAGAACGAGATCGCCTCGAGCTACTCGATGACCGAGCCGACCGGCGGCTCCGACCCGACCGACTTCCGCACGCGCGCCGTCCTCGAGGGCGACGAGTGGGTGCTCAACGGGGAGAAGTGGTTCTCCTCGCACGCCAACTTCGCGGAGTTCCTCATCGTGATGGCGGTCACCGACCCCGACGCGCCGCCGCACCAGCGGCTGTCGATGTTCGTCGTGCCGACCGACACCCCCGGCGTCGAGATCGTGCGCCCGGTGGGCGTCTTCGGCCACGACGAGGAGGAGGGCACCCACCCCTACCTGCGCTACACCGACGTCCGCATCCCCGCCGACCACATGCTCGGGGGGCGCGGCGAGGGCTTCCAGGTCGCGCAGACCCGTCTCGGCGGAGGCCGCATCCACCACGCGATGCGCACGGTCGGTCTGGTCCGCAAGTCGCTCGACATGATGCTCGAGCGCGCGGTCTCGCGGACCTCCGGCGGCCGCCCGCTCGGCGAGCGCCAGCTGGTCGCCGAGATGATCGCCGACTCCCACATCCAGCTCGAGCAGTTCCGGCTGCTGGTGCTGCAGACCGCGTGGCGCATCGACCGCTACCAGGACTACCGCAAGGTGATCGTGGACATCGCCTCGGTCAAGGCGGCGATGCCCAAGGTGCTCCTCGACGTGGCCGGCCGCGCGATCCAGATCCACGGCTCGCTGGGCATCTCCGAGGAGATGCCGTTCGGCAAGTGGGCACTGGAGAGCTACCACATGGGCCTCGCCGACGGCGCCACCGAGCTGCACAAGCTGCAGATCGCCAAGCGGCTGATGCGCGGCGTCCAGCCCACGACGGGGCTGTTCCCCAGCACGCACCTCCCGACGATGCGCGCCGCCGCCGAGCTGAAGTACGGCGACCTGCTGCTCGCCGACGACCCGGTGGACGCATGAGCGGCGAGGTGCGCGAGGAGCTCGCGCCCGTCCGGCCGGGGGAGGACCTCGACTGGGTGGCCCTCGAGGCCCACCTGCGGTCCCACCTGCCCGAGGACCTCGCCCACGTCGCGGAGGCCGAGGGGTTCGAGGTGCTGCAGTTCCCCAACGGCTCGGCCAACCTCACCTACCGCGTCGTGCTCGGCGACACGCCCCTGGTCGTACGACGGCCGCCGTTCGGGCAGATCGCGGTCGGCGCCCACGACATGGGCCGTGAGTACCGCGTGCTGTCGCGTCTGCACGCGAAGTACCCCCGCGCACCCCGCGGACTGCTGTTCTGCGAGGACACCGAGGTCGTGGGCGCACCCTTCCTGGTCTCGGAGTACCGCTCCGGGCTGGTCGTGTGGGACTCCGTCCCCGACGCGCTGCGCACCGTCGACGAGCCCGGCCGCGCGATCGGCCTCGCCGTCGCCGAGGCGCTGGCCGACCTGCACGAGGTCGACCCCGACGACGTCGGCCTGGCCGACCTCGGCCGCCCCGAGGGCTACCTCGGACGGCAGGTGGCCGGGTGGACCAAGCGCTGGGCGGCCGTGGCCTCGCAGCCCGAGGGCCCGGTCTGGGAGGTCGGCGAGAAGCTGGCCGCCACCCTTCCCGAGACCCGCGTCACCGGCTTCGTGCACAACGACTTCAAGATCGACAACTGCCAGTTCGCGCCCGGCGACCCCGGCACGGTGGTCTCGGTCTTCGACTGGGACATGACCACCCTGGGCGACCCGCTGGCCGACCTCGGCACCCTGCTGAACTACTGGCCCGGCGAGCCCGGCCAGGCCAACGCCGTGCCCGGGCTGGACGGCTTGGGACTGCCGACGCGGGACGAGGTCGTCGAGCGCTACCTCGCCCGCCGCGGGCTCGACGTCGACCCCGCCGTCATGGACTGGTACGAGGCTTTCGGCTGCTGGAAGACCGCGGTCATCCTGCAGCAGCTCTACGCCCGCTTCGTCCGCGGCGAGACCACCGACCAGCGCATGGGCGAGCGCGGCGCCCAGGTCGACCCGCTCGGCCTCCGCGCGCTCGGCCTGCTCCACGCGAGCTGACGCACCACACCGACGAGCCACTCACGAACCGAAAGGCAACACCCATGGACCTCAAGGCCGGCCAACGCCTGCACAGCACCGTCTGCGACACCAGTGTCGTCGTCGTCAAGGGAGCGACCGGGGTGGACCTCACCTGCGGTGGGGCTCCGCTCTCCGACTCCGCCGGAGGCGTCGCCGGCGCCCCCGCGTCCGGTCACGACGAGGGCTCCCTGCTCGGCAAGCGCTACGAGGACGCCACCACGGGGATCGAGGTGCTGTGCGTGAAGCCCGGCGCCGGCAGCATCGCCGTCGACGGCCGTCTGCTCACGCTCAAGGCCGCCAAGGCCCTGCCGTCCAGCGACTGACCGGCCGGACGAGGGAGGCACCGTCATGATCCTCACCGACACCGAGGACCTCGAGGCCCTGCGCAAGGTCACCCGGGACTTCGAGTCCACGGTCTCGGCGCACGACGTCATCGAGCGGGAGGCGCGGGTCGACCGCGCCCTGTGGGAGCGCGCGTGCCGGGAGCTCGGCGTGGCCGCGGTCGGCGTCCCCGAGGCGTACGGCGGCCTCGGGCTCGGTCCCGCGGGCATCGCCGTCGTGCTCGAGGAGGGGGGACGCGTCCTGGTCCCGCTGCCCCTGCTCGGGTCGATGGTGCACGCGCAGGAGCTGCTCGTCGCCAGCGGTGACCACGCCCTGCTCGAGGAGGTCGTGCCCGGGCTGCTCTCCGGGCAGGTCGTCGCGGCGGTGGCGGACCGGGAGGGCCTGACGCCCGCGTCGGCGGTGCGGTCCGGTGAGGGCTGGCTCCTCTCGGGCACCAAGGCAGCGGTGCTCGACGGCATGAGCGCCGACCTGCTCCTCGTCGTCGCGGCGACGGACGCGGGGCCCTCGCTGTTCCTCGTCGACGCCGCGGACGTGTCCCGCGAGGCGGCCGAGTCCCTCGACCTGACCCGTGACTTCGCCCGCGTGTCGCTCGACGCGGCACCGGGACGGCTGGTGGGCGACTGGGCGTCGCTGTCGACCGCGGTCGCACCGACGCTGACGCTCGCCGTCGCCGCCGAGGCGGTCGGCTCGGCCGAGGCGTGCCTGGAGGCCTCGGTCTCCTACGCCAAGACCCGCGTGCAGTTCGGGCGCGAGATCGGCAGCTTCCAGGCCGTGAAGCACCTCCTCGCCGAGGTCGCCGTCCGCATCGACGACGCCCGCAGCGCGCTCGACCACGCGATGTGGGCCGCGACCCACCACCCGGAGGAGGCTGCGCTCACCGCCTCGATGGCCGCTGTGACCGCGACGACGGCGCAGCTCCGCGCCACGGCCGACAACATCCAGGTGCACGGCGGCATCGGCTTCACCTGGGAGCACACGGCGCACCTCCACTTCCGTCGCGCGCGCAGCAACGCGGCGCTCTTCGGCGACGTCCGCCACCACCACGAGAACGTGCTGAGCGCACTCGGCCTGTGAAGGCCTTCCAGATCGTCGCGCCCCGGGAGACGTCGCTGCGCGACGTCCCGGTGCCGTCGCCCGGACCCTCCGACGTGCTCGTCGAGGTCGCGGCCGCCGGGGTGTGCCACTCCGACCTCCACCTCGCGCACGCGCGCGCCCTGCCCTACGAGCTGCCGCTGACGCTCGGTCACGAGCTCGCCGGACGCGTCGTCGCGGTCGGCGACGCGGTGACCGACAGGACCGTGGGGGAGCAGGTGGTCGTCTACCTCTGCTGGGGCTGCGGCGAGTGCCGGGCCTGCCTCGGCGGCGCCGAGAACTACTGCCTGGCCCACCACGACGACTCGGTCCCGGGTCCGGGCATGGGGCGCCACGGCGGCATGGCGGACTACGCCGTCGTCCCGGCGCGCCACGCCGTGCCCCTGGGCGACCTCGACCCCGTGGCGGCCGCTCCCCTCGCGGACGCCGCGCTCACGCCGTACCACGCCGTCGACCGGGCCCGCCCTCACCTGGGGGAGGGCTCGACCGCGCTCGTGATCGGCGTCGGCGGGCTGGGCAACCTCGCGGTGCAGATCCTCGCCGCGACCACGGGGGCGCGCGTCCTCGCGGTCGACACCGACCGCTCGCGGCTCGAGCTCGCCGCGACGCACGGCGCGCACGAGGCGCTGGTGAGCTCCGAGGACACCGCTGCCGACGTGGCCGAGCTGACCGCCGGGCTCGGCGTCGACGTCGTCCTCGACTTCGTCGGCGCGCAGGCCACCCTCGACCTCGCCGCTGCTGCGGTCACCACGGGCGGGCGGATCAGCATCTCGGGCCTCGCCGCCGGCCGACTGCCGCTGCTCGCCGGTCCACCGCCGTACGGCCTGCCCTGGGGTGTGTCGGTGGTCAAGCCCTACGCGGGCTCGAGGGCCGACCTGGAGGCCGTCCTCGACCTCGCGCACGCCGGCGCGATCCAGGTGCCGGTCGAGGTGCACGCCCTCCCCGATGCCGCCGCGGTGCTGGAGCGGCTCGAGGCCGGTCTCGTGCAGGGGCGCGCCGTCCTCGTCCCCGACCGGCCCTGACCCCCGAAGCCCATCGTCCGGGACCAGCCCGGCACGTCACACGAAGGAGACCCACATGAACCGCTTCGTCGACAAGGTCGTCCTCATCACCGGGGCCGGCTCCGGTCTCGGCCGTGCCGCGGCCGCCCGGGTCGCGAGCGAGGGCGCGAAGGTGTCGCTCGTCGACCGCGACGCAGCCTCGCTGGCCGACACGCGGGAGCTGATCGAGAAGGAGAACCCCGGTGTCGAGACCCTTGTCGTCACTGCCGACGTCGCCGACGAGGCGCAGGTCGAGCACTATGTCGCCGCGACCCTCGAGGCCTTCGGGAAGATCGACGGGTTCTTCAACAACGCGGGCGTCGAGGGCCGGCAGAACCTGACCGAGGACTACGCGTCGGCGGAGTTCGAGAAGGTCATCGGCATCAACCTCACCGGCGCCTTCTACGGGCTCCAGCACGTGCTCCGAGTGATGCGGCTCCAGGGCCACGGCGCGATCGTCAACACGGCGTCGGTGGGTGGCATTCGCGGGATCGGCAACCAGTCGGGCTACTCCGCGAGCAAGCACGGTCTCGTCGGCCTGACCCGCAACTCCGGTGTGGAGTACGGCCAGTACGGGATCCAGGTCAACGCGATCGCGCCCGGCGCGATCATGACGCCGATGGTCGAGGGCTCACTCCGCCAGATCGATCCCGACAACTGGGAGGAGATCGGGCAGCAGTTCGTCCAGCCGAACCCCATGAGGCGCTTCGGCGAGGCCGAGGAGGTCGCGGCGCTGGTCGCGTTCCTGCTCTCCGGCGAGGCCGGTTTCATCAACGCCGCGGTCGTCCCGATCGACGGCGGGCAGTCCTACAAGTACTAGGAGAGCAGCATGACGAATGACACGATGCGCGCGGACACCGTGACTCGACAGGCCCTGGCGGCGTACGTCGCCAAGGCCCAGGTCGGGGAGGTCCTGCAGGCCTACGCCTTCGGCTGCGACGAGAAGGACCGGGAGGCGCTGCTCGGCGTCTTCACCGAGGACGCTCGGGCGACGTACGACGGCCAGACCTGGC
This genomic window from Nocardioides marmoribigeumensis contains:
- a CDS encoding alcohol dehydrogenase catalytic domain-containing protein, translated to MKAFQIVAPRETSLRDVPVPSPGPSDVLVEVAAAGVCHSDLHLAHARALPYELPLTLGHELAGRVVAVGDAVTDRTVGEQVVVYLCWGCGECRACLGGAENYCLAHHDDSVPGPGMGRHGGMADYAVVPARHAVPLGDLDPVAAAPLADAALTPYHAVDRARPHLGEGSTALVIGVGGLGNLAVQILAATTGARVLAVDTDRSRLELAATHGAHEALVSSEDTAADVAELTAGLGVDVVLDFVGAQATLDLAAAAVTTGGRISISGLAAGRLPLLAGPPPYGLPWGVSVVKPYAGSRADLEAVLDLAHAGAIQVPVEVHALPDAAAVLERLEAGLVQGRAVLVPDRP
- a CDS encoding SDR family oxidoreductase — translated: MNRFVDKVVLITGAGSGLGRAAAARVASEGAKVSLVDRDAASLADTRELIEKENPGVETLVVTADVADEAQVEHYVAATLEAFGKIDGFFNNAGVEGRQNLTEDYASAEFEKVIGINLTGAFYGLQHVLRVMRLQGHGAIVNTASVGGIRGIGNQSGYSASKHGLVGLTRNSGVEYGQYGIQVNAIAPGAIMTPMVEGSLRQIDPDNWEEIGQQFVQPNPMRRFGEAEEVAALVAFLLSGEAGFINAAVVPIDGGQSYKY